One Ricinus communis isolate WT05 ecotype wild-type chromosome 2, ASM1957865v1, whole genome shotgun sequence DNA segment encodes these proteins:
- the LOC8268392 gene encoding glucose-6-phosphate isomerase 1, chloroplastic: MASLSGLCSSSPSLKTKTSLLKTALNSAPLKTSLAFPPRTSRFTPAQSIAREISADLSKTNYKLSVKPEQGLEKDPNSLWRRYTEWLYQHKELGLYLDVSRIGFTDNFVEEMDPRFQKAFKDMEELEKGAIANPDEGRMVGHYWLRNPGLAPKAFLKQQIDKALDAVCQFAGDVVSGKIKPPNSPEGRFTQILSVGIGGSALGPQFVAEALAPDNPPLKIRFIDNTDPAGIDHQIAQLGPELSSTLVIVISKSGGTPETRNGLLEVQKAFREAGLEFAKQGVAITQENSLLDNTARIEGWLARFPMFDWVGGRTSEMSAVGLLPAALQGIDIREMLAGASLMDEANRTTVLRNNPAAMLALCWYWASDGIGSKDMVVLPYKDSLLLFSRYLQQLVMESLGKEFDLDGNRVNQGLTVYGNKGSTDQHAYIQQLREGVHNFFVTFIEVLRDRPPGHDWELEPGVTCGDYLFGMLQGTRSALYANDRESITVTVQEVTPRTVGALVALYERAVGIYASLVNINAYHQPGVEAGKKAAGEVLALQKRVLAVLNEASCKEPVEPLTLEEVAERCHAEEDIEMIYKIILHMAANDRALIAEGNCGSPRSIKVFLGECNVEASYA, from the exons ATGGCCTCACTCTCCGGTCTCTGCTCCTCGTCTCCATCTCTCAAAACAAAAACTTCTCTTCTTAAAACAGCTCTCAACTCTGCTCCTCTTAAAACCTCACTCGCATTTCCACCTCGCACTTCCCGATTTACCCCTGCACAGTCAATCGCGCGCGAGATTTCCGCTGATTTATCCAAAACAAACTATAAATTATCGGTCAAACCGgagcaaggactagagaaagaTCCAAACAGTCTATGGAGAAGATACACGGAGTGGCTGTACCAGCACAAGGAGTTAGGGCTTTATTTGGATGTGAGTCGGATCGGGTTCACGGACAACTTTGTAGAAGAGATGGATCCCCGCTTTCAAAAGGCGTTTAAGGATATGGAAGAACTTGAGAAAGGTGCAATTGCGAATCCTGATGAAGGGAGAATGGTTGGTCATTATTGGTTGAGGAATCCGGGTCTTGCTCCTAAAGCTTTTTTGAAACAACAGATTGATAAAGCTCTCGACGCCGTTTGTCAGTTTGCTGGCGACGTCGTCAGTGGTAAG ATTAAGCCCCCGAATTCACCAGAAGGCCGTTTTACTCAAATACTTTCTGTAGGTATTGGAGGTTCAGCTCTTGGACCACAATTTGTTGCCGAGGCTCTTGCGCCTGATAATCCTCCTCTCAAG ATAAGATTTATTGATAATACGGATCCAGCTGGAATTGATCATCAGATTGCTCAGCTTGGTCCTGAGCTTTCTTCTACTCTTGTGATAGTGATTTCTAAG AGTGGAGGTACCCCTGAAACTAGAAATGGTTTATTGGAAGTTCAGAAGGCCTTTCGTGAAGCTGGCCTGGAGTTTGCAAAACAG ggAGTTGCTATAACGCAAGAAAATTCATTACTAGACAACACTGCAAGAATTGAAGGATGGTTAGCTAGATTCCCCATGTTTGACTGGGTTGGTGGGAGGACATCTGAAATGTCTGCAGTGGGCCTTCTTCCAGCAGCACTTCAG GGGATTGACATTAGGGAAATGCTTGCTGGCGCGTCACTGATGGATGAGGCAAATAGAACCACAGTG cTTAGAAATAATCCTGCAGCTATGCTAGCTTTATGCTGGTACTGGGCCTCTGATGGGATAGGATCCAAG GACATGGTCGTCCTTCCTTATAAGGACAGTCTGTTACTATTTAGTAGGTATTTACAGCAACTAGTCATGGAATCACTTGGGAAGGAGTTTGACCTGGATGGTAATCGG GTGAATCAGGGACTTACAGTATATGGAAATAAAGGGAGCACAGATCAGCACGC CTACATTCAACAACTAAGAGAGGGTGTACACAATTTCTTTGTGACGTTCATTGAAGTGCTGCGTGATAGACCTCCTGGTCATGATTGGGAGCTCGAACCAGGTGTCACATGTGGTGACTACCTATTTGGAATGCTACAG GGAACTAGGTCTGCATTGTATGCTAATGATAGGGAGTCCATAACTGTTACAGTGCAAGAAGTGACACCTAGAACTGTGGGGGCCCTTGTTGCACTTTATGAGCGAGCGGTTGGAATTTATGCATCACTGGTCAATATCAATGCTTATCATCAACCCG GTGTAGAAGCTGGGAAAAAGGCTGCAGGGGAAGTATTAGCTCTTCAGAAGCGTGTGTTAGCAGTGCTTAATGAGGCAAG TTGTAAAGAGCCTGTTGAACCTTTGACACTTGAAGAAGTAGCTGAACGTTGCCATGCAGAAGAAGAT ATTGAAATGATATACAAGATTATACTGCACATGGCTGCCAATGATAGAGCACTAATTGCCGAAGGTAATTGTGGTTCACCACGCAGCATCAAAGTGTTCCTTGGGGAGTGTAATGTTGAAGCATCATATGCTTGA